From one Oxyura jamaicensis isolate SHBP4307 breed ruddy duck chromosome 15, BPBGC_Ojam_1.0, whole genome shotgun sequence genomic stretch:
- the LOC118174701 gene encoding disintegrin and metalloproteinase domain-containing protein 21-like: MGFNGMLLLLVPGAQLLSSLWTRGMFVFEVELEKRSLLRPFHSSWMPAPRAALLCFPPRASDRGFSQTQLWVVPRCVLMVSRVLLTLGCFLLLVLLLPCADCSPRPTWGHAAYEIVIPRKLGTKAGKASQDSMSYIISIQGVNYTIHLRQKKDFIIKNLPIFTRDSQGKIMVEQPRVLPDCYYRGYVEGIPDSTVTLTTCSGLRGLLQIGNMSYSIEPLAASSASEYLLLQREVAVPGTVIYKTPRRGRQFPGRGTAKGQFQPWGRMRYLELLVVVDKEGFDAFGGHITNVTLEVIEIINLVDGLFSSFRLRVLLAVLEIWTEKNPISITKNLTEVLHNFNLWQIQQSPTHVAHDVGCLFASLDFGHSTRALYRSGKSNFASACDRKRASAVVSFAKQTYMDTAVHVAHELGYVLGIDHDDKYCRCGNASKCIMNAQSTVSYEFSNCSTRYYFDFIASGRGHCLNNIPASVMTFVPQRCGNGVLELGEECDCGSEAQCKLDPCCNNNCQKKEGAICTSGLCCKNCKPLPEGEVCRESTDPCDLPEYCNGTSEHCPADVAKQDGMACAEDGYCYSGKCKSRTLQCRNIFGEKAEPAPLKCYKELNMKGDRFGNCWGDGLDTKFQKCKLENILCGRVQCTNVRHLPWLEEHSTIIQTPVDGTLCWGTDYHLGMNTLDAGVIEDGTQCGVKKICINRTCVLREKYLAPSCSAQRTCRGKGICNSKGNCHCDSGWAPPNCQFVGFGGSIDSGPTPVTKKGLLKFIVRITMLTITSVVLTALVIDRVRKLRASRVLSRAVGSFRSRE; encoded by the coding sequence atgggatttAATGggatgctgctcctgctggtgcctggagcacagCTCCTGTCCTCCCTGTGGACCCGTGGAATGTTTGTGTTCGAAGTGGAGCTGGAGAAACGGTCTCTCCTCAGGCCCTTCCATTCCAGCTGGATGCCAGCCccaagagcagctctgctttgcttccCGCCCCGTGCCAGTGACCGTGGCTTCAGCCAGACGCAGCTGTGGGTTGTGCCAAGGTGTGTCCTGATGGTGAGCAGGGTTCTCCTCACGCTGGGCTGCTTCTTGCTCCtggtgctcctgctgccctgcgcAGACTGCAGCCCCCGGCCCACCTGGGGCCATGCAGCCTATGAGATAGTCATTCCAAGGAAACTTGGCACCAAGGCAGGGAAAGCCAGCCAGGACAGCATGTCCTACATCATCAGCATTCAGGGGGTAAATTATACCATTCACCTCAGGCAGAAGAAAGACTTCATAATAAAAAACCTCCCTATATTCACTCGTGACTCTCAAGGGAAAATCATGGTCGAACAGCCCCGTGTGCTACCAGACTGTTATTACCGCGGCTATGTGGAAGGCATCCCAGACTCCACGGTGACTCTGACTACCTGCTCTGGGCTCAGAGGACTGCTGCAGATTGGAAACATGAGCTACAGCATCGAGCCCCTGGCAGCTTCCTCTGCATCTGAGTATCTTCTGTTGCAGAGGGAGGTGGCGGTTCCTGGAACGGTGATCTACAAAACGCCCCGGAGAGGCAGACAGTTTCCAGGTCGTGGTACAGCAAAGGGGCAATTCCAGCCCTGGGGGCGCATGCGGTATCTGGAACTCCTTGTCGTGGTGGACAAGGAAGGGTTTGACGCTTTCGGTGGACATATAACTAACGTGACGTTGGAAGTTATTGAAATAATCAATCTGGTGGACgggctgttttcttctttccgCCTTCGTGTGCTATTAGCTGTGCTAGAGATTTGGACAGAGAAGAACCCGATCAGTATTACCAAAAACCTAACTGAGGTCCTTCACAATTTTAATCTTTGGCAGATCCAGCAAAGCCCTACGCATGTTGCACATGATGTGGGGTGTCTGTTTGCCTCGTTGGACTTTGGTCACAGCACGAGAGCATTGTACAGGAGCGGCAAATCAAACTTCGCCAGCGCTTGTGATAGAAAACGTGCTTCTGCTGTTGTTTCGTTTGCCAAGCAGACTTACATGGACACTGCTGTCCATGTTGCCCACGAGTTAGGGTATGTCCTTGGCATCGATCATGATGACAAGTACTGCAGGTGTGGAAATGCCTCTAAATGCATCATGAACGCACAGAGCACAGTGAGCTATGAATTCAGCAACTGCAGCACAAGGTACTATTTTGATTTTATAGCGTCAGGGCGAGGACACTGTCTGAATAACATCCCCGCATCAGTAATGACGTTTGTACCGCAGCGCTGTGGGAACGGTGTCCTGGAGCTCGGGGAGGAGTGTGACTGTGGTTCAGAAGCACAATGTAAATTGGACCCTTGTTGTAATAACAACTgccaaaagaaagaaggagcCATTTGCACTTCTGGACTCTGCTGCAAGAATTGCAAGCCTCTCCCAGAAGGAGAAGTGTGCAGGGAGAGCACCGACCCGTGTGACCTGCCTGAATATTGCAACGGGACATCTGAGCATTGCCCAGCAGATGTGGCCAAGCAAGATGGGATGGCATGCGCTGAGGACGGCTACTGTTACTCAGGCAAATGCAAATCACGCACGTTACAGTGTAGGAACATCTTTGGCGAGAAAGCAGAGCCTGCTCCACTAAAATGTTACAAGGAGCTGAACATGAAAGGGGATCGGTTTGGCAATTGCTGGGGAGATGGGCTAGATAccaaatttcagaaatgtaagcTAGAAAATATCCTGTGTGGGAGGGTGCAGTGTACTAACGTTAGGCATCTACCTTGGCTGGAAGAGCACTCAACCATCATTCAAACCCCAGTGGACGGTACCTTGTGCTGGGGCACAGACTACCACTTGGGCATGAACACCTTGGATGCTGGAGTCATTGAGGACGGCACACAGTGCGGGGTGAAGAAGATCTGCATTAACCGGACGTGCGTCCTCAGGGAGAAGTACTTGGCACCCAGCTGTTCTGCCCAGAGaacatgcagaggaaaaggcatTTGCAACAGCAAAGGAAACTGCCACTGCGACAGTGGCTGGGCACCTCCCAACTGCCAGTTTGTTGGCTTTGGGGGAAGCATCGACAGTGGGCCTACGCCAGTCACTAAGAAGGGGCTTTTAAAATTCATCGTCAGGATTACCATGCTAACCATTACCAGTGTGGTACTCACAGCACTTGTCATTGACCGGGTGAGAAAGCTCAGAGCATCCCGAGTATTAAGCAGGGCGGTCGGATCCTTTCGGTCTAGAGAATAG